Sequence from the Nocardia cyriacigeorgica GUH-2 genome:
CCTCGGCGTGCACTGGCCCACCGACGTCCTGGCCGGCTGGACCATCGGCCTGCTCTGGTTGACCATCATGCTCACCGGCTACACCCGCTACCGCCGAACCCAGCCGCCCGACCCTCGAGATGCGCCGGACCCAACTGTCGCGGTCGGCGCGGAACCAAGTGCCGGTCGCTGACGGACACCCTCGAATCGTCGTAACCATCCGTGCAGACCAGATGATTGCCCGCGCGAGGAGCACGGCGTGGAGGTGAGCGTCGTGACGGAGGATTGAGCCAGCGCCCGCTCTGGGGCGACCCTTTCGCCGGCAGGGATTGCTCTCAGCCCGCGACTGATACGTGCAGCGCCGTGTGCAGCCAGCGTTGTGCGGTGCCCGTTGTATGGGTGGTGCCGAGGATTTCGCCGGTGAGTGCCCAATACCGGCCCGTCACCGGATGGGTGTCGGGGACGCCGATGGCCAACTCGCGGCGGAAGGCCGCGGTGTCGGTGCGGCCGCGGACATCGGCGTGCACGGCGACGAAACGGTCGAGTTCGGGGCCGGGACGCGGTGGGGTGCCTGCCAGGACGTGTGATGCGACGGCCGCATAGGCGTCGGCCAGGCCGAGCAGCAGGGCGCGCCGATCCCGGATCCGGTCGGCCTCGGTGCGCCAGAGCTGCCGGGCGAGCACCTGGCCCAGCTCCGGTGTGCCGACCAGCCGCACGAGTTCGGCGAAAGCGACCACTTGATCCGGCGTCGGATCCGCGGGTATGCGCGGCACATCCATCTCGGCGAAATCATCGAACAGTTCCGGCGGCATGACCGCGAGTAGGCGGCGCCAGAATCCGATGATCGCGCTGCGGGCCGCGGCTCGGTCCGGCACCTGCGCCAGTAGCGCGATCCGATCCGCGCGTTCGGTCGCTGCGGCCTGTTCGATCGCGAGCAGTGCCGCATGCCGCCACGACAGCGCATCGAGTTGGGCGCGCACGTCCGCGCGGGCCTCGGTGATCGCGTCCTCGACGGTCGTACCGCCCGCGACGACCTCGGCGATCTCCGCCAATCCCAGTCCGAGCGTGCGCAATCGGCGGATCGACAGCAAGCGGTCGACCACCGCGGGTTCGAAGACACGATGCCCGCCGGAGGTGCGGCGCGACGGGAGAATCCCCGCATCGCAGTAGAACCGGATGGTGCGCACCGCAACCCCGG
This genomic interval carries:
- a CDS encoding MerR family transcriptional regulator; the encoded protein is MTYDTHPRDLMSIGELSQRTGVAVRTIRFYCDAGILPSRRTSGGHRVFEPAVVDRLLSIRRLRTLGLGLAEIAEVVAGGTTVEDAITEARADVRAQLDALSWRHAALLAIEQAAATERADRIALLAQVPDRAAARSAIIGFWRRLLAVMPPELFDDFAEMDVPRIPADPTPDQVVAFAELVRLVGTPELGQVLARQLWRTEADRIRDRRALLLGLADAYAAVASHVLAGTPPRPGPELDRFVAVHADVRGRTDTAAFRRELAIGVPDTHPVTGRYWALTGEILGTTHTTGTAQRWLHTALHVSVAG